The proteins below come from a single Rosa rugosa chromosome 2, drRosRugo1.1, whole genome shotgun sequence genomic window:
- the LOC133731352 gene encoding secreted RxLR effector protein 161-like, producing MRPDLMFSISLISRYMERPTELHTQAAKKILRYLKGTAELGIAYRRGGEEKLVGFADSDYAGDIDDRKSTSGYVFMLGTGAVSWSSKKQPVVTLSTTEAEFIAAAYCACQGVWLRRILEKIGHAQSKCTTIYCDNSSAIKLSKNPVMHGRSKHIDVRFHFLSDLTKEGIVELVHCNTQEQVSDIMTKPLKLVSFLKLRDKLGMCSKLE from the coding sequence ATGAGGCCAGACTTGATGTTCTCAATTAGTTTGATTAGCAGATATATGGAGAGACCCACTGAACTTCACACGCAAGCTGCGAAGAAAATCCTCAGGTATTTGAAGGGTACAGCTGAGTTGGGGATTGCTTATAGAAGAGGTGGAGAAGAGAAGCTGGTAGGGTTTGCGGATAGCGATTATGCGGGGGACATCGATGATAGAAAGAGTACTTCAGGGTACGTCTTTATGCTTGGAACTGGAGCAGTTTCATGGTCATCAAAGAAGCAACCAGTTGTGACCCTATCAACCACAGAAGCTGAGTTTATTGCAGCTGCATATTGTGCGTGTCAAGGGGTATGGCTGAGAAGAATACTCGAGAAGATTGGGCATGCTCAAAGTAAGTGTACTACGATTTATTGTGACAACAGTTCAGCTATAAAACTTTCGAAAAATCCAGTCATGCATGGTAGGAGTAAGCATATAGATGTGAgatttcattttttgagtgactTAACAAAGGAGGGAATTGTCGAATTGGTGCACTGCAATACACAAGAACAGGTCTCAGATATCATGACAAAGCCACTCAAATTGGTATCGTTCTTGAAGCTACGAGATAAGCTGGGCATGTGCTCGAAGCTGGAGTAA
- the LOC133729540 gene encoding cyanidin 3-O-galactoside 2''-O-xylosyltransferase FGGT1-like gives MSDDQTLHIAMYPWFAMGHLTPFLHISNKLAERGHKISLFLPLKTQSKLQHYNLHPHLITFIPINVPHVDGLPPGTETTADIPLSLGSLLATAMDLTRPQIEQSLLKLKPDFVFFDFSYWLPALLRELDNNIKSVCYWVITPAAMWYGLRSLGLPRKNQSDEADRSFSLRTHEARAFEAMMNMDYGREVTFSKRLLTTLSDCDAICFQTCREFAGPFCNYIELQMNKPVILAGPVMPDPPSSQLEEKWATWLGGFKPRTVIFCALGTEYILTKQQLQQLLLGFELTGLPFFAALKPPTGVESIESAVPEGFEERVKGKGVVYGGWVQQPLILKHPSIGCFVTHCGPGSLNEALLNECQLVFLPNIIDQVINARMMSGDLKVGVEVEKGDEDGLFTKEGVCKAVRAVMDEDSQVGKEVSTNHAKWREFISSKGLESSYIDGFVQKLHDLL, from the coding sequence ATGAGTGACGATCAAACCTTGCATATTGCTATGTATCCATGGTTTGCTATGGGTCATCTGACTCCATTCCTCCACATCTCCAACAAACTCGCAGAAAGAGGCCACAAGATCTCTTTGTTTTTACCTCTCAAAACTCAATCCAAGTTGCAGCACTATAATCTCCACCCTCATCTCATTACCTTCATTCCTATCAATGTCCCTCATGTCGATGGCCTTCCTCCGGGGACTGAAACCACAGCTGACATTCCTCTCTCTTTGGGCTCTCTTCTTGCTACCGCCATGGACCTCACTCGACCCCAAATCGAACAATCTCTCCTCAAACTCAAGCCTGATTTTGTGTTCTTCGATTTTAGTTACTGGTTGCCTGCATTGTTGCGTGAACTAGACAATAACATTAAGTCAGTATGTTACTGGGTAATTACTCCTGCAGCTATGTGGTACGGCTTGCGAAGTCTAGGCCTGCCTAGAAAAAATCAATCGGATGAAGCTGATCGTTCATTCTCATTACGAACTCACGAAGCTCGAGCTTTTGAAGCCATGATGAACATGGACTATGGCAGGGAGGTAACATTCAGCAAACGCCTATTGACCACTTTAAGCGATTGTGATGCAATTTGTTTCCAAACTTGCAGAGAATTCGCAGGGCCATTTTGTAACTATATTGAACTCCAAATGAACAAGCCAGTGATTCTTGCAGGGCCAGTGATGCCAGATCCCCCGAGTTCACAGTTGGAAGAGAAATGGGCAACATGGCTTGGAGGGTTCAAACCCAGAACCGTGATATTCTGTGCTCTTGGAACTGAATATATTCTCACAAAGCAACAACTGCAACAACTATTATTGGGTTTTGAGCTTACTGGTTTGCCATTCTTCGCTGCCCTGAAACCGCCAACCGGAGTTGAATCAATTGAATCGGCAGTGCCAGAAGGCTTTGAAGAGCGTGTTAAAGGAAAAGGGGTTGTTTATGGGGGTTGGGTTCAGCAGCCTTTAATACTGAAGCACCCATCTATAGGTTGCTTTGTGACTCACTGCGGTCCAGGGTCTTTAAACGAGGCGTTGCTGAATGAGTGCCAATTGGTGTTTTTGCCAAATATTATTGATCAGGTAATCAACGCGAGAATGATGAGCGGTGATTTGAAAGTTGGAGTTGAAGTTGAGAAAGGGGATGAAGATGGATTGTTCACCAAGGAAGGTGTTTGCAAAGCTGTGAGAGCTGTGATGGATGAGGACAGTCAGGTTGGAAAGGAGGTGAGCACCAACCATGCCAAGTGGAGAGAGTTTATCTCCAGTAAAGGGCTTGAGAGCTCATATATTGATGGTTTTGTGCAGAAGTTGCATGACCTCCTATGA
- the LOC133733752 gene encoding uncharacterized protein LOC133733752 isoform X1, with protein MERGRDALCVPPLRSMVDPLVARCLYSGKGYMIPLNQCMSYSELYEDIFRTFQFLPSDIIELQYSVPGCEVCFLRNDRDFQMLFCSARIHRLECVDISVLKIGGGCRRTCSVDSGSEVIDEDDYLGDAFRTEVHKTYLSDEWSSYIHHVGDKFHGAAELREKLRKYAIAVGFEFVLLRNDLDRIHAVCANVGTEGCDWHLRAFSSSANGCLYITELNNVHTCKGVVRTQKHKLLGSKVVKTCIAADVSYNLSLTPREIMSKFKSTYGFDISYKVALKAKHRAKEAIYGSDADTFSKLSWYKEAVLQSNPGSSFVLEVEPSTNRFQRLFVAYGGCVEGFQFCLPVLYVDGTFGKSIYKGQILSATGRNGNQGFYPLAICFCDSETDANWTFFFKHLKSLLEPQGRVITFISDRGVGLLSAFDKVFAGNPHLFCYKHLVANLAGKYRGKGNSKLIEDVKQKFFKVAYSSTEKEYRFNLRLLRAVGGADIIDPFLAELPVENWCRAFYTSCRYGIMANGIAESFNSWIAIERLMPVYCMLDQTRIKQMEMAGKRREEAERWTTELTPKMEERLKEQMEKSRRFSVHYSSPGVYEVRSDFSYVVNISDHSCSCVKWQINCFPCPHGLAALQAASVNVYDYIDKYFQVDMFKKSYSFPICPITNVDMSSSESASECILPPLSKRPPGRPRVKRFKSVGEAEKKLIRCGRCGKMGTHNKLSCTEPLVQ; from the exons ATGGAGCGAGGTCGAGATGCTCTGTGTGTTCCTCCACTgcg GTCTATGGTTGATCCTCTGGTTGCTAGGTGCCTTTACTCTGGCAAAGGTTATATGATTCCTTTGAATCAATGCATGAGCTACTCTGAGTTGTATGAAGACATTTTCCGTACATTCCAGTTTTTGCCAAGTGATATTATTGAGCTTCAGTATTCAGTTCCAGGTTGTGAAGTTTGTTTTCTTCGTAACGATCGTGATTTCCAGATGCTGTTTTGCTCTGCTAGAATACATAGGTTAGAGTGTGTCGATATTTCAGTTTTAAAGATTGGGGGAGGTTGTAGGAGAACTTGTTCTGTGGATAGTGGGTCGGAAGTGATTGATGAAGATGATTATTTGGGTGATGCATTCAGGACTGAAGTTCACAAGACGTATTTGTCTGATGAGTGGAGTTCTTATATTCATCATGTCGGGGATAAGTTTCATGGTGCCGCTGAGCTCCGTGAGAAGCTCAGGAAGTATGCAATTGCAGTTGGTTTCGAGTTTGTTTTGCTGAGAAATGATTTGGACCGTATTCATGCAGTCTGTGCAAATGTTGGAACCGAAGGATGTGATTGGCATCTTCGTGCTTTTTCATCATCTGCCAATGGTTGCCTTTACATAACAGAGTTGAATAATGTTCACACTTGCAAGGGTGTAGTGAGGACTCAAAAGCACAAGCTTttgggatccaaggttgtcaagaCTTGCATTGCTGCTGATGTTAGCTATAATCTTTCATTGACTCCAAGGGAAATTATGAGCAAGTTCAAATCAACTTATGGGTTTGATATTTCCTACAAGGTTGCCTTGAAAGCAAAGCATCGGGCTAAGGAAGCGATTTATGGTTCCGATGCAGACACGTTTAGCAAGTTATCTTGGTATAAGGAAGCTGTTTTGCAGAGTAATCCCGGCTcttcttttgtgttggaagttgAACCATCGACGAATCGTTTTCAGAGGCTTTTCGTAGCTTATGGAGGTTGTGTAGAAGGGTTTCAATTCTGTTTGCCTGTGTTGTATGTTGATGGAACGTTTGGTAAGAGCATTTACAAGGGGCAGATTCTGTCTGCAACTGGAAGGAATGGGAATCAAG GTTTCTACCCTCTAGCCATATGTTTTTGTGATTCTGAGACAGATGCAAACTGGACATTCTTTTTCAAGCATTTGAAGAGTCTGCTTGAACCTCAAGGAAGAGTTATCACATTTATTAGTGATCGGGGTGTTGGATTGTTGAGTGCTTTCGATAAGGTATTTGCTGGTAATCCTCATCTGTTTTGTTACAAGCACTTGGTGGCGAACCTTGCCGGTAAATATAGGGGTAAAGGTAATTCAAAATTGATTGAAGATGTTAAGCAGAAGTTTTTTAAGGTTGCATATTCCTCTACTGAGAAGGAATACCGTTTCAATTTGCGGTTGCTTAGAGCAGTTGGTGGTGCCGATATTATTGACCCTTTTCTTGCTGAATTGCCTGTGGAAAATTGGTGCCGTGCATTTTATACTAGTTGCCGATATGGAATTATGGCTAATGGGATTGCTGAATCATTTAACTCTTGGATTGCAATTGAGCGTTTGATGCCAGTCTATTGTATGCTGGACCAGACAAGAATTAAACAAATGGAGATGGCCGGTAAGAGGAGGGAAGAGGCAGAACGTTGGACCACAGAACTAACTCCCAAAATGGAGGAAAGATTGAAGGAGCAAATGGAGAAATCTCGTCGTTTCAGTGTCCATTATTCTAGCCCTGGAGTTTATGAGGTTCGATCTGACTTTTCATATGTAGTCAACATCTCCGATCATTCATGTTCATGTGTGAAATGGCAGATTAATTGTTTTCCTTGTCCTCACGGCCTTGCTGCATTACAGGCTGCTTCTGTAAATGTATATGATTATATTGATAAGTACTTTCAGGTTGATATGTTCAAGAAGAGCTACAGTTTTCCTATCTGTCCGATAACCAATGTTGATATGTCTTCTTCAGAATCTGCTTCTGAATGTATATTACCTCCCCTTTCGAAGAGGCCCCccgggaggcctagggtgaagcggttcaagtcGGTTGGAGAGGCTGAAAAGAAGCTGATTCGTTGTGGTCGTTGTGGCAAAATGGGCACTCATAACAAGTTGAGCTGCACTGAACCTCTCGTTCAGTAG
- the LOC133733752 gene encoding uncharacterized protein LOC133733752 isoform X2 translates to MERGRDALCVPPLRSMVDPLVARCLYSGKGYMIPLNQCMSYSELYEDIFRTFQFLPSDIIELQYSVPGCEVCFLRNDRDFQMLFCSARIHRLECVDISVLKIGGGCRRTCSVDSGSEVIDEDDYLGDAFRTEVHKTYLSDEWSSYIHHVGDKFHGAAELREKLRKYAIAVGFEFVLLRNDLDRIHAVCANVGTEGCDWHLRAFSSSANGCLYITELNNVHTCKGVVRTQKHKLLGSKVVKTCIAADVSYNLSLTPREIMSKFKSTYGFDISYKVALKAKHRAKEAIYGSDADTFSKLSWYKEAVLQSNPGSSFVLEVEPSTNRFQRLFVAYGGCVEGFQFCLPVLYVDGTFGKSIYKGQILSATGRNGNQGFYPLAICFCDSETDANWTFFFKHLKSLLEPQGRVITFISDRGVGLLSAFDKVFAGNPHLFCYKHLVANLAGKYRGKGNSKLIEDVKQKFFKVAYSSTEKEYRFNLRLLRAVGGADIIDPFLAELPVENWCRAFYTSCRYGIMANGIAESFNSWIAIERLMPVYCMLDQTRIKQMEMAGKRREEAERWTTELTPKMEERLKEQMEKSRRFSVHYSSPGVYENLLLNVYYLPFRRGPPGGLG, encoded by the exons ATGGAGCGAGGTCGAGATGCTCTGTGTGTTCCTCCACTgcg GTCTATGGTTGATCCTCTGGTTGCTAGGTGCCTTTACTCTGGCAAAGGTTATATGATTCCTTTGAATCAATGCATGAGCTACTCTGAGTTGTATGAAGACATTTTCCGTACATTCCAGTTTTTGCCAAGTGATATTATTGAGCTTCAGTATTCAGTTCCAGGTTGTGAAGTTTGTTTTCTTCGTAACGATCGTGATTTCCAGATGCTGTTTTGCTCTGCTAGAATACATAGGTTAGAGTGTGTCGATATTTCAGTTTTAAAGATTGGGGGAGGTTGTAGGAGAACTTGTTCTGTGGATAGTGGGTCGGAAGTGATTGATGAAGATGATTATTTGGGTGATGCATTCAGGACTGAAGTTCACAAGACGTATTTGTCTGATGAGTGGAGTTCTTATATTCATCATGTCGGGGATAAGTTTCATGGTGCCGCTGAGCTCCGTGAGAAGCTCAGGAAGTATGCAATTGCAGTTGGTTTCGAGTTTGTTTTGCTGAGAAATGATTTGGACCGTATTCATGCAGTCTGTGCAAATGTTGGAACCGAAGGATGTGATTGGCATCTTCGTGCTTTTTCATCATCTGCCAATGGTTGCCTTTACATAACAGAGTTGAATAATGTTCACACTTGCAAGGGTGTAGTGAGGACTCAAAAGCACAAGCTTttgggatccaaggttgtcaagaCTTGCATTGCTGCTGATGTTAGCTATAATCTTTCATTGACTCCAAGGGAAATTATGAGCAAGTTCAAATCAACTTATGGGTTTGATATTTCCTACAAGGTTGCCTTGAAAGCAAAGCATCGGGCTAAGGAAGCGATTTATGGTTCCGATGCAGACACGTTTAGCAAGTTATCTTGGTATAAGGAAGCTGTTTTGCAGAGTAATCCCGGCTcttcttttgtgttggaagttgAACCATCGACGAATCGTTTTCAGAGGCTTTTCGTAGCTTATGGAGGTTGTGTAGAAGGGTTTCAATTCTGTTTGCCTGTGTTGTATGTTGATGGAACGTTTGGTAAGAGCATTTACAAGGGGCAGATTCTGTCTGCAACTGGAAGGAATGGGAATCAAG GTTTCTACCCTCTAGCCATATGTTTTTGTGATTCTGAGACAGATGCAAACTGGACATTCTTTTTCAAGCATTTGAAGAGTCTGCTTGAACCTCAAGGAAGAGTTATCACATTTATTAGTGATCGGGGTGTTGGATTGTTGAGTGCTTTCGATAAGGTATTTGCTGGTAATCCTCATCTGTTTTGTTACAAGCACTTGGTGGCGAACCTTGCCGGTAAATATAGGGGTAAAGGTAATTCAAAATTGATTGAAGATGTTAAGCAGAAGTTTTTTAAGGTTGCATATTCCTCTACTGAGAAGGAATACCGTTTCAATTTGCGGTTGCTTAGAGCAGTTGGTGGTGCCGATATTATTGACCCTTTTCTTGCTGAATTGCCTGTGGAAAATTGGTGCCGTGCATTTTATACTAGTTGCCGATATGGAATTATGGCTAATGGGATTGCTGAATCATTTAACTCTTGGATTGCAATTGAGCGTTTGATGCCAGTCTATTGTATGCTGGACCAGACAAGAATTAAACAAATGGAGATGGCCGGTAAGAGGAGGGAAGAGGCAGAACGTTGGACCACAGAACTAACTCCCAAAATGGAGGAAAGATTGAAGGAGCAAATGGAGAAATCTCGTCGTTTCAGTGTCCATTATTCTAGCCCTGGAGTTTATGAG AATCTGCTTCTGAATGTATATTACCTCCCCTTTCGAAGAGGCCCCccgggaggcctagggtga
- the LOC133733261 gene encoding cyanidin 3-O-galactoside 2''-O-xylosyltransferase FGGT1-like: MSDDQTLHIAMYPWFAMGHLTAYLHISNKLAERGHKISFFLPLKTQSKLQHYNLHPHLITFIPLNVPHVDGLPVGAETTADIPLSLGSLLATAMDLTRPQIEQSLLKLKPDFVFFDFSHWLPALLRQLGNNIKSVGYWVINPASVWYLLSLGLPRKIPLDEADAARPLLCFSSSFSIKLRTHEARAYDAMANKEFGSGLRFGKRILTSFSDCDAICFKTCREFAGPFCNYFEIQMNKPVILAGPVVPDLPSSRLEEKWAKWLGGFEPRTVIFCALGSEYILTKQQLQQLLLGFELTGLPFFAALKPPTGVESIESALPEGFEMRLKGKGVVHGGWVQQPLILNHPSVGCFVTHCGSGSLNEALVNECQLVLLPHVGDHVINARIMSGDLKVGVEVEKGDEDGLFTKEGVCKAVKAVMDGDSEVGKEVRTNHAKWREFFSNKGLESSYIDGFVQKLHELLG; this comes from the coding sequence AGTGACGATCAAACCTTGCATATTGCTATGTATCCATGGTTTGCTATGGGGCATTTGACTGCATATCTTCACATCTCGAACAAACTAGCAGAGAGAGGCCACAAGATCTCCTTCTTTTTACCTCTCAAAACTCAATCCAAGTTGCAGCACTATAATCTCCACCCTCATCTCATTACCTTTATTCCCCTCAATGTCCCTCATGTGGATGGCCTTCCTGTGGGTGCTGAAACCACAGCCGACATTCCTCTCTCTTTGGGCTCCCTTCTCGCTACCGCCATGGACCTCACTCGACCCCAAATCGAACAATCTCTCCTCAAACTCAAGCCTGATTTTGTGTTCTTCGATTTTAGTCACTGGTTGCCTGCATTGTTGCGTCAACTAGGCAATAACATTAAGTCAGTAGGTTACTGGGTAATTAATCCTGCAAGTGTGTGGTACCTGCTAAGCCTAGGCCTGCCGAGAAAGATACCATTGGATGAGGCTGATGCTGCACGGCCTTTGCTGTGTTTCAGTAGTTCATTCTCAATCAAGTTACGAACTCACGAAGCTCGAGCTTATGATGCCATGGCAAACAAGGAATTTGGCAGCGGATTGAGATTTGGCAAACGCATATTGACCTCTTTCAGCGATTGTGATGCAATTTGTTTCAAAACTTGCAGAGAATTCGCAGGGCCATTTTGTAACTATTTTGAAATCCAAATGAACAAGCCGGTCATTCTTGCAGGCCCAGTGGTGCCAGATCTCCCAAGTTCACGGCTGGAAGAGAAATGGGCAAAATGGCTTGGAGGGTTCGAACCAAGAACCGTGATTTTCTGTGCTCTTGGATCTGAATACATTCTCACAAAGCAGCAACTGCAACAACTATTATTGGGTTTTGAGCTTACTGGTTTGCCATTCTTCGCTGCCCTGAAACCGCCAACCGGAGTTGAATCAATTGAATCGGCACTGCCAGAAGGCTTTGAAATGCGTCTAAAAGGAAAAGGGGTGGTTCACGGGGGTTGGGTTCAGCAGCCTTTGATACTGAATCACCCATCTGTGGGTTGCTTTGTGACTCACTGCGGTTCGGGGTCTTTAAATGAGGCGTTAGTGAATGAGTGCCAATTGGTGCTTCTCCCACATGTGGGAGATCATGTTATCAACGCGAGAATCATGAGTGGTGATCTGAAGGTGGGAGTTGAAGTTGAAAAAGGAGATGAAGATGGATTGTTCACCAAGGAAGGTGTCTGCAAAGCTGTGAAAGCAGTGATGGATGGAGACAGTGAGGTGGGAAAGGAGGTGAGGACCAACCATGCTAAGTGGAGGGAGTTCTTCTCCAATAAAGGGCTTGAGAGCTCATACATTGATGGTTTTGTGCAGAAGCTGCATGAACTGCTAGGATGA